The Takifugu flavidus isolate HTHZ2018 chromosome 17, ASM371156v2, whole genome shotgun sequence genome contains a region encoding:
- the cct5 gene encoding T-complex protein 1 subunit epsilon, translating to MSALGTLAFDEYGRPFIIIKDQDKKTRLSGIDALKSHIMAAKAVASTLKTSLGPNGLDKIMVDKDGEVTVTNDGATILSMMDVDHQIAKLMVELSKSQDDEIGDGTTGVVVLAGALLEQAEQLLDRGIHPIRISDGYDQAARIAIEQLDKIAETLPCDPNNTEPLIETAMTTLGSKIINRCHRQMAEIAVNAILTVADMERKDVDFELIKMEGKVGGKLEDTQLIKGVIVDKEFSHPQMPKVLKDVKIAILTCPFEPPKPKTKHKLDVTSVEDYKALQKYEKEKFEEMIHQVKSNGANLAICQWGFDDEANHLLLQNELPAIRWVGGPEIELIAIATGGRIVPRFCELTPEKLGLAGLVKEISFGTTKDRMLVIQECKNTRAVTIFIRGGNKMIVEEAKRALHDALCVIRNLVKDNRVVYGGGASEIACALAVNEAADKCPTLEQYAMRSFADALEVIPMALAENSGLNPIQTMTEVRARQVKESNFFLGIDCLHKNSSDMKQQHVVETLIGKKQQILLATQVVKMILKIDDIRNPGESED from the exons ATGTCCGCTTTAGGGACGCTTGCGTTTGACGAGTACGGGAGGCCTTTCATCATCATTAAAGACCAAGACAAAAAGACACGGCTATCGGGAATTGACGCCTTGAAG TCCCATATTATGGCAGCAAAGGCAGTTGCCTCAACCCTCAAAACATCTTTGGGACCAAATG gTCTTGACAAGATAATGGTCGACAAGGATGGAGAGGTTACTGTCACCAATGATGGAGCTACCATTCTCAGCATGATGGATGTGGACCACCAGATTGCCAAACTGATGGTGGAGCTGTCAAAGTCCCAGGATGATGAGATTGGTGATGGAACAACTGGAGTAGTGG TGCTTGCTGGAGCTCTGCTTGAGCAGGCTGAACAGTTGTTGGATCGTGGAATCCACCCAATTAGGATCTCAGATGGTTATGACCAGGCTGCACGCATTGCTATTGAGCAGCTTGACAAAATTGCAGAAACATTACCCTGTGATCCCAACAACACCGAACCACTCATTGAGACTGCCATGACAACACTGGGGTCAAAAAT TATTAACCGGTGCCACAGGCAGATGGCAGAGATCGCAGTCAACGCCATCCTTACCGTGGCTGACATGGAAAGAAAAGATGTGGACTTTGAGCTCATTAAGATGGAGGGCAAAGTGGGAGGCAAATTAGAAGACACACAGCTCATCAAAGGAGTCATAGTCGATAAAGAATTCAGTCACCCGCAGATGCCAAAG GTCCTGAAAGATGTTAAAATTGCCATCCTCACCTGCCCGTTTGAGCCCCCTAAGCCCAAGACCAAGCATAAGTTGGATGTCACCTCTGTGGAGGACTACAAAGCGCTTCAGAAATATGAGAAAGAGAAGTTTGAGGAGATGATCCACCAG GTCAAAAGCAATGGGGCTAACTTGGCCATCTGTCAATGGGGCTTTGATGATGAAGCAAACCACCTACTGCTGCAGAATGAGCTACCAGCTATACGCTGGGTCGGAGGACCTGAGATCGAG TTGATTGCCATAGCTACAGGAGGTAGAATCGTGCCCAGGTTCTGTGAGTTGACACCTGAAAAGCTTGGCTTAGCTGGACTGGTAAAGGAGATCTCCTTTGGTACCACAAAGGACCGCATGTTGGTCATCCAAGAGTGTAAAAACACCAGGGCTGTAACCATTTTTATTCGTGGAGGCAACAAAATG ATTGTTGAAGAGGCAAAGCGAGCCCTCCATGATGCACTCTGTGTGATCCGTAACTTGGTCAAAGACAACCGTGTTGTATATGGTGGAGGGGCTTCAGAGATTGCCTGTGCCCTTGCTGTCAATGAGGCTGCAGATAAG tgtccAACATTGGAACAGTATGCCATGAGGTCCTTTGCCGATGCTCTAGAGGTGATCCCAATGGCACTGGCTGAGAACAGCGGTCTAAACCCAATTCAAACCATGACAGAGGTCAGAGCCAGGCAGGTCAAAGAGTCCAACTTTTTCCTTGGCATCGACTGTCTTCACAAGAACTCAAGTG ACATGAAACAGCAGCATGTTGTGGAGACTCTGATtggcaaaaagcagcaaatttTGCTCGCCACTCAAGTAGTCAAGATGATCCTAAAGATCGATGACATCCGAAACCCAGGAGAAAGTGAGGACTAA
- the cmbl gene encoding LOW QUALITY PROTEIN: carboxymethylenebutenolidase homolog (The sequence of the model RefSeq protein was modified relative to this genomic sequence to represent the inferred CDS: inserted 6 bases in 5 codons; substituted 5 bases at 5 genomic stop codons): MVLNKIANKAMLCPCDIGDRMDYGQEVXVEHIQAYLVKPTSPSDKTIIVIQDIFXWQRSNTRXMADLLAANKYIAICPDFYVGEEPWKPSNDXSTFQEWLKNRKPTDIPVKTXVLSEFCASKCHKRRVEAVWSFCWXLIATHYIALXYREVNPGVSFYVSMIISIMSAGSIEILXFSCCHAGILREREDRHKLKIPVLFIFAENDDYIPLEQFGXEGKSKMEYQVRLFPVQPHGFAHRKTEDINPADKPQIEEAKTDMPHXLNKYT; encoded by the exons ATGGTGTTGAACAAA ATAGCTAACAAAGCCATGCTGTGCCCTTGTGACATTGGTGACCGGATGGACTACGGTCAGGAGG CGGTGGAGCACATCCAAGCTTATTTAGTGAAACCAACCTCACCATCTGACAAGACTATCATCGTCATCCAAGACATCT GGTGGCAACGCTCCAACACCAGATAAATGGCTGATCTTCTGGCTGCCAACAAATACAT TGCCATTTGTCCAGACTTCTATGTTGGAGAGGAGCCATGGAAGCCATCCAATGACTGATCGACATTTCAAGAGTGGCTAAAAAACAGAAAGCCAACAGACATACCGGTAAAAA CTGTATTGTCTGAATTCTGTGCATCTAAATGTCACAAAAGGC GAGTAGAAGCAGTGTGGAGTTTCTGCTGGTGATTGATTGCAACACATTACATTGCCC ATTACCGAGAGGTCAATCCTGGAGTGTCATTCTATGTTTCTATGATTATTAGTATAATGTCTGCAGGATCGATTGAGATTTTATGATTTTCGTGTTGCCACGCAGGAATTCTCCGTGAAAGAGAGGACAGACATAAGCTCAAGATCCCAGTCTTGTTTATCTTTGCTGAAAATGATGATTATATTCCTTTGGAGCAGTTCGG AGAAGGCAAATCCAAAATGGAATATCAAGTGAGGCTATTCCCTGTTCAACCACATGGGTTTGCTCATCGCAAGACAGAGGACATCAACCCAGCAGACAAACCCCAGATCGAGGAGGCCAAGACAGACATGCCCCACTGACTCAATAAATACACGTAA